One genomic region from Hoeflea algicola encodes:
- a CDS encoding acetate/propionate family kinase has product MTDMTTRDHRTLMALNCGSSSIKFALFAPDRQRLFSGSVDAIGNGQTPRLRLDGNEAKQFGDTSEGHATLLPRLISEIIQPRAGAIDGVGHRVVHGGERFSAPVLVDPEVRAAIAALIPLARSHQPHNLAGIDAAIAALPGTPQAACFDTAFHVDVPIVRREMALPRSYAREGLLRYGFHGLAYEHVAATLPRLGLADSRVIACHLGNGSSICAMINGKSAWTSMGFTPLDGLMMGQRPGRLDPGAVLWLLERHQGDAATVSDLFYHQSGLVGVSGVSNDMRLLLASTEADAGFAVEMYVDRLVQEIGAAMTSIGGCDALVFSGGIGENAAPVRARVLEKLQWLGFALAADANTSAAERLTSPDSTRHAFIVKADEELVIVNAVSALLQD; this is encoded by the coding sequence ATGACCGACATGACCACACGAGATCACCGCACTTTGATGGCGCTCAATTGCGGCTCCTCCTCGATCAAGTTTGCGCTGTTTGCGCCGGACCGGCAACGGCTGTTCTCCGGTAGCGTCGATGCAATCGGCAATGGCCAGACACCAAGGCTAAGACTGGATGGCAACGAGGCGAAACAATTCGGGGACACGTCGGAAGGCCACGCCACGCTGCTGCCGCGGCTGATCAGCGAGATCATTCAACCGCGCGCCGGCGCCATTGACGGCGTCGGCCATCGGGTGGTTCACGGCGGTGAACGGTTCAGCGCCCCGGTGCTGGTCGATCCGGAGGTCCGCGCGGCAATCGCCGCGTTGATACCGCTGGCGCGAAGTCACCAGCCACATAATCTGGCCGGCATAGACGCCGCGATTGCTGCACTGCCGGGCACCCCTCAGGCTGCCTGTTTCGACACCGCATTTCACGTCGATGTGCCCATCGTTCGCCGCGAAATGGCCCTGCCCCGCAGCTATGCCCGGGAAGGTTTGCTGCGCTACGGTTTTCACGGCCTGGCCTACGAACATGTCGCGGCCACCCTGCCCCGTCTTGGGCTGGCGGACAGCCGGGTAATCGCCTGCCATCTCGGCAACGGCTCCTCGATCTGCGCCATGATCAACGGCAAGAGCGCCTGGACCTCGATGGGCTTCACACCGCTTGATGGGCTGATGATGGGCCAGCGCCCGGGACGGCTCGATCCCGGCGCCGTGCTGTGGCTGCTTGAGCGCCACCAGGGCGACGCGGCGACGGTGAGCGACTTGTTCTACCACCAGAGCGGCCTTGTCGGCGTATCGGGCGTTTCAAACGACATGCGGCTATTGCTGGCCAGCACCGAGGCCGATGCCGGCTTCGCCGTCGAGATGTATGTCGACCGTCTGGTTCAGGAAATCGGCGCGGCGATGACCAGCATCGGTGGCTGCGATGCTTTGGTATTTTCAGGCGGCATCGGCGAGAACGCGGCCCCGGTCCGGGCAAGAGTGCTTGAGAAACTGCAATGGCTCGGCTTCGCGCTTGCAGCCGATGCCAACACATCGGCGGCGGAGCGGCTGACCAGTCCCGACAGCACCCGCCACGCCTTCATCGTCAAGGCCGACGAGGAACTGGTGATCGTCAACGCGGTCTCAGCCCTGCTGCAAGACTAA